A portion of the Chryseobacterium tructae genome contains these proteins:
- a CDS encoding branched-chain amino acid ABC transporter substrate-binding protein — protein sequence MSWNILEILGLLADAASIVATEPVKDSEARARKKDKKKDKYFTEKVSAGFILASVFLFFVVFHKPLPVGDQTSALIVSTIIGVAISGVLFFLLNLLELYYFKSIFKLLFFSCSVIAFFIALVMCVYYKSGVFI from the coding sequence ATGTCTTGGAATATTCTTGAGATTTTAGGGCTATTAGCAGATGCGGCTTCTATTGTGGCAACTGAGCCAGTGAAAGATTCTGAAGCTCGTGCTCGAAAAAAGGATAAGAAAAAAGATAAATATTTTACAGAGAAGGTCAGCGCAGGATTTATTCTTGCGTCTGTCTTTCTCTTTTTTGTTGTTTTTCATAAGCCATTGCCTGTAGGAGATCAAACATCAGCTTTGATTGTATCTACAATAATAGGAGTAGCGATTTCGGGTGTATTATTTTTTCTTCTGAATCTTCTGGAGCTTTATTATTTCAAAAGCATTTTCAAGCTGCTTTTTTTTAGCTGTTCTGTAATCGCATTTTTTATTGCTTTGGTGATGTGTGTTTACTATAAATCTGGAGTGTTTATTTAA
- a CDS encoding THUMP domain-containing class I SAM-dependent RNA methyltransferase → MDIENLPIQIKTFFGLEQILAEEIKKLGGRKVEIKNRAVNCEGDLGFLYKINYSARTALKILVPIHEFKAFNQHQFYDRLFKFDWAEFMDVDQSFSIDSTVNSETFKHSQFVTLKMKDAIVDYFQDKFKRRPNVETRNPDIKFHLHIDRELVMISMDSSGDALFKRGYRREQGEAPINEVLASGMLQLAGWDGKGNFLDPMCGSGTLLIEAVMIAMDLPAQIFRKRFGFQNWKNYDADLFSKIKEFRVNRVRQFDGKIVGYDIDARMLNAARMNVEAAEMEDVIEIKKQNFFDSKKELFPLLMVFNPPYDERISINDDDFYKKIGDTFKTNYPNTLAWLISSDLEAVKKIGLRPSRKIKLFNGKLETRFLQYEMYEGTKKIHKLEDKS, encoded by the coding sequence ATGGATATAGAAAATCTACCAATACAGATCAAAACATTCTTCGGATTAGAACAAATTCTGGCAGAAGAGATCAAGAAATTAGGCGGGAGAAAGGTTGAAATTAAAAACAGAGCAGTGAATTGTGAAGGAGATCTTGGTTTTCTTTATAAAATCAATTATTCTGCAAGAACAGCGTTAAAAATATTAGTGCCGATTCATGAGTTCAAAGCTTTTAACCAGCATCAGTTTTATGATAGGCTGTTCAAATTTGATTGGGCGGAATTTATGGATGTAGATCAGTCTTTCTCGATTGATTCAACGGTAAACTCTGAAACCTTCAAACATTCTCAATTTGTAACCTTAAAAATGAAGGATGCTATTGTAGATTATTTTCAGGATAAATTTAAAAGACGTCCGAATGTAGAAACCAGAAATCCGGATATTAAGTTCCATCTTCATATTGATAGAGAATTGGTGATGATTTCTATGGACTCTTCTGGTGATGCTTTATTCAAAAGAGGATATAGAAGAGAGCAGGGTGAAGCTCCAATCAATGAGGTTTTGGCTAGTGGAATGCTGCAATTGGCAGGCTGGGACGGAAAAGGTAATTTCCTAGATCCCATGTGTGGTTCGGGAACATTATTGATTGAAGCAGTGATGATTGCCATGGATCTTCCGGCTCAGATTTTCAGAAAAAGATTCGGATTCCAGAACTGGAAAAACTATGATGCTGATTTATTCTCGAAAATCAAAGAATTCAGAGTTAACAGAGTGAGACAATTTGATGGGAAGATTGTAGGGTATGATATTGATGCCAGAATGCTGAATGCTGCCAGAATGAATGTAGAAGCCGCAGAAATGGAGGATGTGATCGAGATCAAAAAACAGAATTTCTTTGATTCTAAGAAAGAACTTTTCCCATTATTAATGGTATTTAATCCTCCTTATGATGAGAGAATCTCGATTAATGATGATGATTTCTATAAAAAAATAGGGGATACCTTTAAGACGAATTATCCGAATACCCTTGCTTGGCTGATTTCATCTGACCTTGAGGCAGTGAAGAAAATTGGGTTACGTCCTTCAAGAAAGATCAAACTTTTCAACGGAAAGCTGGAAACGAGATTTTTACAGTACGAAATGTATGAAGGAACGAAGAAGATTCATAAATTAGAGGATAAATCTTAA
- a CDS encoding class I SAM-dependent DNA methyltransferase has product MEWFESWFDTPYYHLLYSNRDYTEAENFITKLTADLQLPPQSKIIDLACGKGRHSVFLNKLGYDVLGLDLSRQSIESDKQYENQTLIFQVHDMRNPIDADPMDAVFNLFTSFGYFDNENDDKKVFQSVYNALKPGGYFVLDYLNEEYVRNTMVPETLITRGDIDFKILKKIEGRHIIKDIRFETEGKSFHFFEKVKLHTLEAIHAYASDCGFERIKIWGDYQLNEFNKETSPRCINLFKKK; this is encoded by the coding sequence ATGGAATGGTTTGAATCTTGGTTTGATACCCCTTATTATCATTTGTTGTATAGCAACAGAGACTATACTGAAGCTGAAAACTTCATCACAAAACTTACTGCGGATCTACAGCTTCCGCCTCAATCTAAGATCATTGATCTTGCCTGCGGAAAAGGAAGACACTCTGTTTTCCTCAATAAATTAGGCTATGATGTTTTAGGTCTGGATCTTTCAAGACAAAGTATTGAATCTGATAAACAATATGAAAATCAAACCCTGATTTTCCAGGTTCACGATATGCGAAACCCAATTGATGCAGATCCGATGGATGCTGTTTTCAATTTATTTACAAGTTTTGGATATTTTGATAATGAAAATGACGACAAAAAGGTTTTCCAATCTGTATACAATGCATTGAAACCCGGTGGATATTTCGTTTTAGATTATCTGAACGAAGAATATGTCAGAAATACCATGGTTCCGGAAACGTTAATTACCCGTGGTGATATTGATTTTAAGATTTTGAAAAAGATTGAAGGCAGACACATTATTAAAGATATCCGTTTTGAAACAGAAGGAAAATCTTTTCATTTCTTTGAAAAAGTAAAACTTCATACGCTGGAAGCCATCCATGCTTATGCCTCTGATTGTGGCTTTGAAAGAATAAAAATATGGGGAGATTATCAACTGAACGAATTTAACAAAGAAACTTCCCCACGTTGTATCAATTTATTTAAGAAAAAATAA
- a CDS encoding ZIP family metal transporter yields the protein MVTVLLLILSVVTGVYLGKHFGKKEKLAKNLLILSAGFLITICLNEVFPQVYTSSTGSSLGIFVIAGVLLQMILEALTKGFEHGHFHHHGEHNILPMALMVGLFIHAFIEGIPLANEEHELSPYLLGIVFHNLPISFILGAFLFNRKGESKSSSSYPSLLIVALFALASPMGMLLGNYFNPNLQPYFLAIVGGIFLHISSVIIFESNKNHNIDWVKIGLVVLGVSLALVMHLFHHH from the coding sequence ATGGTAACAGTACTTTTACTGATTTTAAGTGTAGTAACAGGAGTCTATCTGGGAAAACACTTTGGTAAAAAGGAAAAACTGGCTAAAAACCTACTGATATTAAGTGCAGGTTTCCTGATTACAATTTGTCTGAATGAAGTATTTCCTCAGGTCTATACTTCTTCAACAGGCAGCAGCCTGGGAATATTTGTCATCGCAGGAGTTCTTCTGCAAATGATCCTGGAGGCTCTTACCAAAGGTTTCGAACACGGACACTTCCACCATCATGGTGAACATAATATTCTTCCAATGGCTTTAATGGTAGGGTTATTCATCCACGCCTTTATTGAAGGAATCCCATTGGCTAATGAAGAACATGAATTATCTCCCTATCTTTTAGGGATTGTATTTCATAACCTTCCTATTTCATTTATTCTGGGAGCATTTTTATTCAATAGAAAAGGAGAATCAAAAAGTTCTTCATCTTATCCGTCATTACTGATCGTAGCCTTATTTGCATTAGCATCACCTATGGGAATGTTATTGGGAAATTATTTTAATCCTAACCTGCAGCCTTATTTTCTGGCGATTGTAGGAGGAATCTTTTTACACATTTCATCCGTGATTATTTTTGAAAGCAATAAGAACCACAATATTGACTGGGTGAAAATAGGACTTGTTGTATTAGGAGTTTCTTTAGCTCTGGTTATGCACCTTTTCCATCATCATTAA